The DNA window ACTTCAAGTGAAGACAATTCTATAAAACAAATTGAAGAAGCAAAGAAATATGCTGCTGAATTAGGAATTGAAGTTAAATTAGCTTCAATAGCAAATACTAATGATATTCAACAAGTTACTGAAAGTTTAGCTAGTGAAGTTGATGCAATATTTGTTCCTATTGATAATACAATAGCAAGTGCTATGGCAACAGTAGTTAAAGTTACTGATAAATTTAAAATAGGAGTTTTCCCTTCTGCTGACACTATGGTTGCTGATGGTGGTGTTTTAGGTTTAGGAGTTGACCAATATCAAATTGGAGTTGAAACTGCAAAAGTTATAGTAGAAGTATTAAATGGTAAAAAGCCTGCTGACACTCCAATCGTTTTAGCTAATGAAGGTGTAATATACTTAAATGAAGAAAAAGCAAAAGAATTAGGAATTGAAATTCCAGAAAATATTAAAGCAAAAGCTCAAATAGTAAAGTAATATTTAGTAAAAGATAGGAAGGAAGAGGAAGATGGATTTAGTTATTTCAGCAATTTCACAAGGATTGTTATGGAGTTTATTATCATTAGGTTTATTTATTAGTTTTCGTATATTAAATATTGCAGATATGACAACAGAGGGAGCTTATCCATTAGGAGCTGCTGTCTGTGTTGTACTTATACAAAGTGGATTTTCTCCACTTACTGCAACTATAATTGCTATGCTTGTAGGTTCACTTGCTGGACTTTTAACAGCTACCTTTATAAATATTTATAAAATACCAAGTTTACTTGCAGGTATTCTTACTATGACAGCATTACTTTCTATTAATCTTCGTATAATGAGAAGACCTAATTTAAGTTTACTTAATAAAGAAACTATCTTTGATAGCTTTGCTAAATTAAATCTTCCTCCTTACTTTGATATTATTTTATTAGGATTAATAATTTTGTTTATTGTAATATCAGCTATGTTCTTATTTTTCAACACTGAATTAGGACAAGCTCTTATTGCAACTGGTGATAATCCTAAAATGGCAGTTTCATTAGGAATTTCTACTAAGAAAATGACTACAATTGGACTTATGTTATCAAATTCTATGATAGCTTTAACAGGAGCAATACTTTCTCAAAATAATGGATATGCCGATGTAAATAGTGGATTAGGAGTAATTGTTGTTGCACTTGCAGCTATTATAATAGGTGAAGTTATTTTTACAGATGTCAATTTTTTAACTCGTCTTGTTTGTATAGTATTTGGCTCTATTATTTATCGTTTACTTTTAGTCTTTGTATTAAAATTAAATGTAATTGAAGCTAATGATTTTAAAATGATATCTGCACTGCTAA is part of the Fusobacterium nucleatum genome and encodes:
- a CDS encoding ABC transporter permease; the protein is MDLVISAISQGLLWSLLSLGLFISFRILNIADMTTEGAYPLGAAVCVVLIQSGFSPLTATIIAMLVGSLAGLLTATFINIYKIPSLLAGILTMTALLSINLRIMRRPNLSLLNKETIFDSFAKLNLPPYFDIILLGLIILFIVISAMFLFFNTELGQALIATGDNPKMAVSLGISTKKMTTIGLMLSNSMIALTGAILSQNNGYADVNSGLGVIVVALAAIIIGEVIFTDVNFLTRLVCIVFGSIIYRLLLVFVLKLNVIEANDFKMISALLIAIFLSIPELKKLSLSKVGKGNK